One part of the Macrobrachium rosenbergii isolate ZJJX-2024 chromosome 3, ASM4041242v1, whole genome shotgun sequence genome encodes these proteins:
- the LOC136828676 gene encoding uncharacterized protein yields MDDKPSPGKGWTVKMGMMLASSSAAILGVLAVVMFFHLRQVQTPERKGIKPIEMESATEKHETGKQIHETKVLLIVYALDVKEEVSVLMSNLRAKTSFEIIDLFDMKDLRKVEDPTIWLINLMMEPSVVIILLTSPVAKWIKERSENFSTGAGKSTPTEDVLAEGCGALSHGRDSEDLAEYLQMKSFIPEDVRREVTVILEKSATQIQNSEPNSGIKTLTAVASNTPTHSTLKCESHISKGEHWPLISEPLHFLLDEFFKNMLHLRLTDIYSRLYQVRLTISSSETEIKDVTPGRIYLYPDHEDELITALRDQEVRQ; encoded by the exons ATGGATGATAAGCCTTCGCCTGGGAAAGGATGGACAGTCAAAATGGGCATGATGTTAGCGTCTTCCTCGGCAGCGATACTTGGAGTACTAGCGGTTGTTATGTTTTTTCATCTACGGCAAGTGCAAACCCCAGAAA GGAAAGGGATCAAACCTATAGAAATGGAGTCTGCAACTGAAAAGCACGAAACCGGAAAGCAAATCCACGAGACAAAGGTTCTTCTGATTGTTTATGCTCTTGACGTCAAGGAAGAGGTCTCGGTTTTAATGAGTAATCTGCGAGCGAAGACCAGTTTCGAG ATCATTGATTTGTTTGACATGAAGGACCTGAGAAAAGTTGAAGATCCAACCATCTGGTTAATCAACCTTATGATGGAGCCGTCCGTTGTGATCATCTTGTTGACCTCTCCTGTGGCCAAATGGATCAAGGAACGCTCGGAAAACTTCTCTACAGGAGCAGGTAAAAGTACTCCGACTGAGGATGTTTTAGCTGAGGGATGCGGTGCTTTAAGCCACGGCAGAGACTCGGAAGATCTTGCAGAATATCTTCAGATGAAAAGTTTTATTCCAGAAGACGtaagaagagaagttacagtgATCCTCGAGAAAAGTGCTACACAAATTCAGAACTCTGAACCCAACAGCGGCATTAAAACTTTGACTGCTGTAGCATCTAACACCCCCACGCATTCAACGTTAAAATGTGAATCACACATCTCCAAGGGAGAGCACTGGCCTTTAATAAGTGAACCTTTACATTTCCTGCTCGACGAATTCTTCAAAAACATGTTGCATCTGCGTTTGACTGACATCTATAGTCGACTGTATCAAGTTCG GCTCACAATCTCCTCcagtgaaactgaaataaaagacgTGACCCCAGGTCGGATATACCTCTACCCCGACCACGAGGATGAACTCATTACTGCTCTAAGAGATCAAGAGgtcagacaataa
- the LOC136851538 gene encoding uncharacterized protein, which produces MIICGFVTNCYLIATVGCILLQTNSSFAEPRHLRQRFSKRVKTHKKKLPTVEWITAKIENDAYRQISFLTSLTNRSHEFREVFTIPVHVTSCDGTITKEYWLHPRETRICPSLKKFSGKTCLFLESQGKKTNHLIFKNNSSHSPEGHQPTMLNKDWISQPNRTSVIKMEKEHWAAHSLIILSPHNKTAEERSLEPNSQPCPERTEKIIEGVAENPRVVTFIHHWDETSKHCSYVAVVRFSNTNLIATDTSETI; this is translated from the exons ATGATCATTTGTGGCTTTGTAACTAACTGCTATCTCATAG CAACTGTGGGGTGCATTCTCTTACAAACAAACTCGTCCTTCGCTGAACCAAGGCATCTTCGGCAAAGATTCTCAAAGAGGGTAAAGACACACAAGAAAAAGCTCCCCACTGTCGAATGGATCACTGCCAAGATTGAAAATGACGCATATCGCCAAATATCGTTCTTAACTTCGCTGACCAACAGAAGTCACGAGTTTCGTGAAG tttttaCAATTCCGGTTCATGTGACGAGCTGTGACGGGACAATCACCAAGGAATACTGGCTCCATCCCCGTGAG acacgGATCTGTCCCAGTCTAAAGAAGTTTTCGGGAAAGACATGCCTCTTTTTGGAATCGCAAGGCAAGAAAACCAATCACCTGATATTTAAGAACAACTCCTCGCACTCACCAGAAGGCCATCAGCCAACCATGTTAAATAAAGACTG GATCTCACAGCCCAACAGAACATCTGTAATCAAAATGGAGAAAGAACACTGGGCTGCCCACTCCCTCATCATACTCTCACCAcac AACAAAACTGCGGAAGAACGATCCTTGGAACCTAACAGCCAACCATGCCCAGAAAGGACAGAGAAGATCATTGAAGGTGTAGCAGAAAATCCTCGAGTTGTGACCTTCATTCATCACTGGGACGAAACAAGCAAGCACTGCAGCTACGTGGCAGTGGTAAGATTCTCAAACACAAACTTAATTGCTACTGACACTAGCGAGACAATATGA